One Halarcobacter ebronensis genomic window carries:
- the nuoF gene encoding NADH-quinone oxidoreductase subunit NuoF, with the protein MAVELVKIVSKNFDIPDSHKLEVALKHGRYDSIDKAFSMKPEDITEEVCKSGLRGKGGGGAACGSKWQLMPPVDERPRYLIVNGDESEPGTFKDRQIFQYDPHLLIEGIIVSCWALQANEAFIYIRGEYKWFIDRLNEAIEEAYKAGIIGPKVMNKYDFSVDITVHRGGGAYICGEKSALIESIEGKRGHPRLKPHGKECEWFYDMPATVNNVETISSVPNIVLNGYESYTKYGTQKAPGTMLFAMSGPVKNPGVYELQYGEKMIDVINEIGGGMKDGLKLKAVIPGGASCPILTAQEVEKAHLDYESMWEIGSTLGTGGMMIIPEGTSMVAVAKNLIEFYHHESCGQCTPCREGTGWIDKIIKKILEGEGSQNDIQTILDVCETMNGKTICVFAPAVKDIIKSIVQKYRHEFEAHFNN; encoded by the coding sequence ATGGCAGTTGAATTAGTAAAAATTGTTAGTAAAAACTTCGACATTCCTGATTCTCATAAATTAGAAGTTGCTTTAAAACACGGAAGATATGACTCTATTGATAAAGCTTTTTCAATGAAACCAGAAGATATCACTGAAGAGGTTTGTAAAAGTGGACTTAGAGGAAAAGGTGGTGGTGGAGCTGCTTGTGGTTCTAAATGGCAACTTATGCCACCAGTTGATGAGAGACCAAGATATTTAATAGTTAATGGGGATGAATCAGAACCAGGAACTTTTAAAGATAGACAAATATTCCAATACGATCCACACTTACTTATAGAAGGAATTATTGTATCTTGTTGGGCTCTTCAAGCAAATGAAGCATTCATCTATATAAGAGGTGAATATAAATGGTTCATTGATAGACTAAATGAAGCTATTGAAGAGGCTTACAAAGCAGGAATTATAGGACCTAAAGTTATGAATAAATATGACTTTAGCGTTGATATTACAGTTCATAGAGGTGGAGGAGCATATATTTGTGGTGAAAAATCTGCTCTTATTGAATCTATTGAAGGTAAAAGAGGACATCCTAGACTTAAACCACATGGAAAAGAGTGTGAATGGTTCTACGATATGCCAGCAACTGTAAACAATGTTGAAACTATCTCATCTGTTCCAAATATTGTATTAAATGGATATGAATCATATACAAAATACGGAACCCAAAAAGCTCCAGGAACAATGCTTTTTGCAATGAGTGGTCCAGTTAAAAACCCTGGTGTTTATGAGTTACAATATGGTGAAAAGATGATTGATGTTATCAATGAAATTGGTGGTGGAATGAAAGATGGGCTTAAATTAAAAGCTGTTATCCCAGGTGGAGCATCTTGTCCTATTTTAACTGCACAAGAGGTTGAAAAAGCCCATTTAGATTATGAATCTATGTGGGAGATTGGTTCAACTTTAGGTACTGGTGGAATGATGATTATCCCAGAGGGTACCTCAATGGTTGCTGTAGCTAAAAACCTAATAGAGTTTTATCACCATGAATCTTGTGGACAATGTACTCCATGTAGAGAAGGAACTGGGTGGATTGATAAAATTATTAAAAAGATTTTAGAGGGAGAAGGTTCACAAAATGACATTCAAACTATTCTTGATGTATGTGAAACTATGAATGGTAAAACTATTTGTGTTTTTGCACCCGCTGTAAAAGATATTATCAAAAGTATAGTGCAAAAATATAGACATGAATTTGAAGCACATTTTAACAATTAA
- a CDS encoding NADH-quinone oxidoreductase subunit J, translating into MNEIIFIGLSFFAITGAIAMLVYKNPMYSALGLLVSIMSVAGLFALLNATFLFMVQIIVYAGAIMTLILFLLMFLNIKEEHLPKEPKKFFLIGLGVLIMIPFNIVILKAVSNLPNANMSVVESSFGDIKPIGTLLYNDWILAFELISILLLVALVGSIVLAKRKKINKENS; encoded by the coding sequence ATGAATGAAATAATTTTTATAGGACTTAGTTTTTTTGCAATAACAGGTGCTATTGCAATGTTAGTGTACAAAAATCCTATGTACTCTGCATTAGGACTACTTGTATCTATTATGTCAGTTGCTGGTCTTTTTGCCTTGTTAAATGCAACTTTTTTATTTATGGTACAAATTATTGTTTACGCTGGTGCAATTATGACACTAATTCTCTTTTTACTTATGTTTCTTAATATTAAAGAGGAACACCTTCCTAAAGAGCCTAAAAAGTTCTTTTTGATTGGTCTTGGTGTGCTTATTATGATTCCATTTAACATTGTAATTTTGAAAGCGGTTTCAAATTTACCAAATGCAAATATGAGTGTAGTTGAGAGTAGTTTTGGTGATATTAAACCAATAGGAACGCTACTATATAATGATTGGATTTTGGCATTTGAGTTAATCTCTATTCTTCTTTTAGTTGCTTTAGTTGGTTCAATTGTTTTAGCAAAAAGAAAAAAAATCAATAAGGAAAACTCATGA
- the nuoK gene encoding NADH-quinone oxidoreductase subunit NuoK yields the protein MISLTSYAFVSMILFSIGVIGVIARRNIFVIYMSIELMLNGVNLFLITFARYHFNMDPQIITIMVISIAAAEAAIFLSVIILLFRSKRSLDTDIFTTLTQGEK from the coding sequence ATGATTAGTTTAACATCATACGCTTTTGTCTCTATGATTCTTTTCTCAATTGGAGTTATAGGTGTAATTGCAAGAAGAAATATATTTGTAATCTATATGTCTATTGAGTTGATGTTAAACGGAGTTAACCTTTTCCTTATAACATTTGCTAGATACCATTTTAATATGGATCCACAAATTATTACAATTATGGTTATATCGATTGCTGCAGCGGAAGCAGCGATATTCTTATCAGTTATCATTTTATTATTTAGATCAAAAAGATCTCTTGATACAGATATTTTTACAACCCTAACACAAGGAGAGAAATAA
- a CDS encoding citrate synthase, with translation MGKNTMTLTDNRTGKSFEYNIIDGTRGPSVVDIRSFYKDSGMFTFDPGYTSTASCESKITFIDGENSELRYRGIPIEDLAGKSSYLDVCYLLMNGNLPTPEQSKNFDLEIRHRSFLDEGILRLFDALPDHAHPMATMGAATMALATIYKDHLNPSNEDEFRVMRRRILAKMPTIAAMAYRNSIGVPMIYPDINRYFTENFLYMLRAYPGGKLKYLGNGHNDEIKQVEVDALDAILTLHADHEQNASTTTVRNVGSTEAHPYVSIASGIAALWGSAHGGANERVMEQLKLIGDVKNVPTYIAKAKDKNDPFRLMGFGHRVYKNRDPRAQELKKLQDKLREELHLDSHLLDIAAAVEKAALSDDYFVSRGLYPNIDFYSGVILTALKIPIEMFTPIFVIGRIPGWISQWTELKQDPTAKIARPRQLYTGK, from the coding sequence ATGGGAAAAAATACGATGACATTAACTGATAACAGAACAGGTAAGTCTTTTGAGTATAATATTATTGATGGTACAAGAGGACCAAGTGTTGTAGATATTAGATCTTTCTACAAAGACTCTGGTATGTTTACATTTGACCCTGGTTACACTTCAACTGCATCTTGTGAATCTAAAATCACATTTATTGATGGTGAGAACTCTGAATTAAGATACAGAGGGATTCCTATTGAAGATTTAGCAGGTAAAAGTTCATACCTTGATGTTTGTTATCTTTTAATGAACGGTAATTTGCCAACTCCTGAACAATCAAAAAACTTTGATTTAGAGATTAGACACAGATCTTTTCTTGATGAAGGTATTTTAAGACTTTTTGATGCACTTCCAGATCATGCTCACCCAATGGCAACAATGGGAGCAGCAACAATGGCACTTGCAACTATTTATAAAGACCACTTAAACCCAAGCAATGAAGATGAGTTTAGAGTTATGAGAAGAAGAATATTGGCAAAAATGCCAACAATTGCTGCTATGGCTTATAGAAACTCTATTGGTGTTCCAATGATCTATCCAGATATAAACAGATATTTTACTGAAAACTTTTTATATATGCTAAGAGCATATCCAGGTGGAAAACTAAAATATCTTGGAAATGGACACAATGATGAGATTAAACAAGTAGAAGTTGATGCTCTTGATGCAATTTTAACACTTCATGCTGACCATGAACAAAATGCTTCAACTACAACTGTTAGAAATGTTGGTTCAACAGAAGCTCACCCTTATGTATCTATTGCATCTGGTATTGCTGCACTTTGGGGATCAGCTCATGGTGGAGCAAATGAGAGAGTTATGGAGCAACTAAAACTAATTGGTGATGTTAAAAATGTTCCAACTTATATTGCAAAAGCAAAAGATAAAAATGATCCATTTAGACTTATGGGATTTGGTCACAGAGTTTATAAAAACAGAGACCCAAGAGCGCAAGAGCTTAAAAAACTTCAAGACAAACTAAGAGAAGAGTTACATTTAGATTCACATCTATTAGATATCGCTGCTGCTGTTGAAAAAGCTGCATTAAGTGATGATTACTTTGTATCAAGAGGTTTATATCCAAATATTGACTTCTATTCAGGAGTAATTTTAACAGCTCTTAAAATACCAATTGAGATGTTTACACCAATTTTCGTAATCGGAAGAATTCCAGGGTGGATCTCTCAATGGACAGAATTAAAACAAGACCCAACTGCAAAAATTGCAAGACCTAGACAATTATATACAGGTAAATAA
- a CDS encoding 2Fe-2S iron-sulfur cluster-binding protein, which produces MSEVVKFTVDGAEIEAKKGSLLIDSLLDRDIHIPHFCYHQALGKDGNCRMCMVEIEGQKRPQIACDTPVKEGMIVRTKGEKIEKVRREILELELINHPIDCPTCDQAGECKLQDYYMESGFYHSRIEVEQKVTARKRIELGSNVMLDQERCVLCTRCVRFCSDITKTNELGVINRADHSVIGTFPGRPLSNPYAMNVVDLCPVGALTSQDFRFKQRVWFLDSFDAICNGCARGCNIRVDHRKEKYKDDQIFRFKPRVNKEVNGWFICDEGRLSYKNEAENRFEKTLMDGKEALLDNAITKSFKVLTQKDKIVFILDPNLSIEEMQNAKNLASILNADVTGYAPQYIDESFGDDFLRKSDKCANRAAYKELEIDENEENFKKLIEEANTLVILGNNYFDKHLESLDNKKVISFFSHNFETISKSAVAIPVASFYEKSGTYINFEGIKQKVISKIRKDSPKETITSIIEHIKTMIDKGNL; this is translated from the coding sequence ATGAGTGAAGTTGTCAAATTTACGGTGGATGGGGCAGAAATTGAAGCTAAAAAGGGAAGTCTATTAATAGACTCTCTTTTAGATAGAGATATCCATATTCCCCACTTTTGTTATCACCAAGCATTAGGAAAAGATGGAAACTGTAGGATGTGTATGGTTGAAATCGAAGGTCAAAAAAGACCTCAAATTGCGTGTGATACTCCTGTAAAAGAGGGAATGATAGTTAGAACAAAAGGTGAAAAGATTGAGAAAGTTAGACGAGAAATTTTAGAACTTGAACTAATCAACCACCCTATTGACTGTCCTACCTGTGACCAAGCAGGAGAGTGTAAACTACAAGACTACTATATGGAGTCTGGATTTTATCACTCAAGAATTGAAGTTGAACAAAAAGTTACTGCTAGAAAAAGAATAGAACTTGGAAGCAATGTAATGCTTGACCAAGAGAGATGTGTCCTTTGTACTAGATGTGTAAGATTTTGTTCAGATATTACAAAAACAAATGAGTTAGGTGTTATAAATAGAGCAGATCACTCTGTAATTGGAACTTTCCCAGGACGACCACTATCTAACCCATATGCTATGAATGTTGTGGATTTATGCCCTGTTGGAGCTTTAACTTCACAAGATTTTAGATTTAAACAAAGGGTGTGGTTTTTAGATTCATTTGATGCAATCTGTAATGGTTGTGCAAGGGGATGTAATATCAGAGTTGATCATAGAAAAGAGAAATATAAAGATGACCAAATCTTTAGATTCAAACCAAGAGTTAATAAAGAGGTTAATGGATGGTTTATTTGTGATGAGGGAAGATTATCATATAAAAATGAAGCTGAAAATAGATTTGAAAAAACTTTAATGGATGGGAAAGAAGCACTTTTAGATAATGCAATTACAAAATCATTTAAAGTGTTAACACAAAAAGATAAAATTGTGTTTATTTTAGATCCAAATCTCTCAATTGAAGAGATGCAAAATGCTAAAAACTTAGCTTCTATTTTAAATGCAGATGTTACAGGATATGCACCACAATATATAGATGAAAGTTTTGGGGATGATTTCTTAAGAAAAAGTGACAAGTGTGCAAATAGAGCTGCATATAAAGAGCTTGAAATTGATGAAAATGAAGAGAACTTTAAAAAATTAATAGAAGAGGCAAACACTTTAGTTATTTTAGGAAATAACTATTTTGATAAACATTTAGAATCACTTGATAATAAAAAAGTAATAAGCTTTTTCTCTCATAATTTTGAAACTATCTCAAAATCTGCTGTAGCAATACCTGTTGCATCATTTTATGAGAAGAGTGGAACTTATATAAACTTTGAGGGAATTAAACAAAAAGTAATATCAAAAATAAGAAAAGATTCTCCAAAAGAGACAATAACTTCAATTATAGAACATATAAAAACTATGATAGATAAAGGTAATCTATGA
- the nuoL gene encoding NADH-quinone oxidoreductase subunit L, with amino-acid sequence MVDTSLLVWIVLAPLLGAILNGGFYFYHIKRKPVPEIVFSIIGTMTPLIAFLITLCLFLDMLNGNTTFRQELFTWVNIGSLNISMAFLGDHLAIFMSLFVTFVGWLIHIYAIGYMTKDEGFGKFFAYFNLFLASMLILVLADNPVILFIGWEGVGLCSYLLIAFYYSEEENVLAGNKAFIANRVGDFGFILGIVTLFFALGGVDLSFGSLETNISNASTSLLALSGFLLFVGAMGKSAQIPLYVWLPDAMAGPTPISALIHAATMVTAGVYMVSRFHFLYSGIEEIGTFIAYIGAFSALFAAIIATRQQDIKKILAYSTMSQLGYMFIAVGLGFYSSGLFHVLTHAFFKAMLFMGAGGMIIALHHEQNIFKMAQHRVQLPIIGITFLIGVIAISGIPPFSGFFSKDAILAAAFQEGQYGIWAIGMFTAFLTAFYMFRMYFILFVAPNKHTKHYVYTSKTITLPLLILAVGAVGAGFLNLPGALGGEHMVDTWLAQTNSTQVHMSHTTEYILMVVSVLIAASGIVVAYKKYANFDVYAPEDEKGLIANKFYIDEIYDAVFVKSAKKISSFIDKTIDMKIIDGLIMSGCNQFIALGKKVATIQNANVRFYAGFMLIGMSCVFIYLYISLGL; translated from the coding sequence ATGGTTGATACTTCACTTCTTGTATGGATTGTTTTAGCTCCATTACTTGGTGCTATATTAAATGGTGGATTCTATTTCTACCATATAAAAAGAAAGCCTGTTCCTGAAATAGTTTTCTCAATAATTGGAACAATGACTCCACTTATTGCTTTTTTAATAACACTATGTCTATTTTTAGATATGCTTAATGGTAATACAACTTTTAGACAAGAGCTTTTTACTTGGGTTAATATTGGAAGTCTAAATATCTCAATGGCATTTTTAGGAGACCATTTAGCAATTTTTATGTCATTGTTTGTAACTTTTGTTGGTTGGTTAATCCATATTTATGCAATTGGTTATATGACAAAAGATGAAGGTTTTGGTAAGTTTTTTGCATACTTCAACCTATTCTTAGCTTCAATGCTTATTTTAGTTTTAGCAGATAACCCAGTAATTTTATTTATTGGGTGGGAAGGGGTTGGACTTTGTTCATATTTACTAATTGCCTTTTATTACTCTGAAGAGGAGAATGTTCTTGCAGGTAATAAAGCTTTTATAGCAAATAGAGTTGGAGACTTTGGATTTATTTTAGGTATTGTTACCCTATTCTTTGCTTTAGGTGGAGTTGATTTAAGTTTTGGTTCTCTTGAAACAAATATCTCAAATGCTTCAACATCACTTTTAGCACTATCAGGGTTTTTACTATTTGTTGGGGCTATGGGTAAATCTGCACAGATTCCACTTTATGTTTGGCTTCCTGATGCAATGGCAGGACCAACACCAATCTCTGCTTTAATTCATGCTGCAACGATGGTAACAGCAGGGGTTTATATGGTATCTAGATTTCACTTCTTATATAGTGGAATTGAAGAGATTGGAACATTTATAGCTTATATTGGTGCATTTTCTGCCCTATTTGCAGCTATTATTGCTACAAGACAACAAGATATTAAAAAGATTCTTGCATATTCAACAATGTCACAACTTGGGTATATGTTTATAGCTGTTGGACTTGGATTTTATAGTTCAGGACTGTTTCATGTATTAACTCACGCTTTCTTTAAAGCTATGTTATTCATGGGAGCTGGAGGTATGATTATTGCCCTACACCATGAGCAAAATATCTTTAAAATGGCTCAACACAGAGTTCAACTTCCAATCATAGGGATTACCTTTTTAATTGGTGTAATTGCTATCTCTGGTATTCCACCATTTTCTGGATTCTTTTCAAAAGATGCAATTTTAGCTGCAGCTTTCCAAGAGGGTCAATATGGAATTTGGGCAATTGGAATGTTTACAGCATTTTTAACAGCATTTTATATGTTTAGAATGTATTTTATTCTATTTGTTGCACCAAATAAACATACTAAACACTATGTGTATACTTCAAAAACAATTACTCTTCCATTACTAATTTTAGCAGTTGGAGCAGTTGGGGCTGGTTTTCTAAACCTTCCAGGTGCACTTGGAGGAGAACATATGGTTGACACTTGGTTAGCTCAAACTAACTCAACACAAGTTCATATGTCTCATACAACAGAGTATATACTAATGGTTGTATCAGTTCTTATTGCAGCTTCTGGTATTGTTGTAGCATACAAAAAGTATGCAAACTTTGATGTTTATGCTCCAGAAGACGAAAAAGGTTTAATAGCAAACAAATTTTATATTGATGAAATCTATGACGCAGTTTTTGTAAAAAGTGCTAAAAAAATCTCATCTTTTATTGACAAAACAATTGATATGAAAATTATCGATGGACTTATTATGAGTGGTTGTAATCAGTTTATTGCCTTAGGTAAAAAAGTTGCAACAATTCAAAATGCAAATGTTAGATTCTATGCAGGATTTATGCTTATTGGTATGAGCTGCGTATTTATCTATCTATATATTTCTTTAGGATTGTAA
- a CDS encoding NuoI/complex I 23 kDa subunit family protein has product MGIKIVERHGKSLKDKLYIPAIVGGMKTTFSHFKKNLGDVSNLRTMQYPEVQPTDITDRYRGVHRLTKWEDGSEKCVACYMCATACPAQCIFIDAEERFDGVAEKRPKQFKIDLLECVFCGYCVEACPCDAIRMDTGIFSFTASKREDFVVDKDRLMSHERSKDFDNE; this is encoded by the coding sequence ATGGGAATTAAAATAGTAGAAAGACACGGAAAGTCTTTAAAAGATAAACTATATATACCAGCAATTGTTGGTGGTATGAAGACTACATTTTCTCACTTTAAAAAGAATTTAGGTGATGTATCAAACTTAAGAACGATGCAATATCCTGAAGTACAACCTACAGATATTACTGATAGATACAGAGGTGTACATAGACTTACAAAGTGGGAAGATGGAAGTGAAAAGTGTGTTGCATGTTATATGTGTGCAACAGCTTGTCCTGCTCAATGTATCTTTATAGATGCAGAAGAGAGATTTGATGGAGTTGCTGAAAAAAGACCAAAACAGTTTAAAATTGACCTTTTAGAGTGTGTATTTTGTGGATATTGTGTTGAGGCTTGTCCTTGTGATGCAATTAGAATGGATACTGGAATTTTTAGCTTCACTGCAAGTAAAAGAGAAGATTTTGTAGTAGATAAAGATCGACTTATGTCTCATGAGCGTTCAAAGGATTTTGATAATGAATGA
- a CDS encoding complex I subunit 4 family protein encodes MSADILSFIIFLPAIVGFGLMITTKHVETVRNIAFLTTTVILALVLKIYIDFEPSSGMQFVTNVPWIGSYGINYYIGVDGFSLTILMMIAILIPTAYLLLWEGRTKGYWINMLLVQTGVTGALLSLDVILFYFFWEVMLLPVFLMIGIYGFGEKVFTTIKVTVYTMLGSLLMFVAILYLGVSYFNEFGQWSFQYDSLTQITTLSYNEKIWLFLAFLSAFAIKIPIFPLHTWIMETYKNAPTGAVFLLSSIMAKLGVYAIVRFMIPIFPDIYVEFSTWFVFIGLFGLIYFGVAALMQDDIKRMFAYSSASHLSFIAAGIFSLNEFGINGALYLIIAHAIATGALFLLVGIIHDETGFKTIKDLGGLAKQSPIFTTIFAIMLFANVGLPGTNGFVSELLIIFGIYEFNHTLGYISALTVIIGASYMLWMFQRAILVKRTSGEDLKFRDLKIKEILGLTPWIILVFLMGIYPEIFIDKFEPTVTHYLNDILQIGATK; translated from the coding sequence ATGAGTGCAGATATATTATCGTTTATTATCTTTTTACCAGCAATAGTTGGCTTTGGTTTAATGATTACAACAAAACATGTAGAGACTGTAAGAAACATAGCTTTCTTAACTACTACAGTTATACTAGCACTTGTTCTTAAAATCTATATTGACTTTGAACCAAGTTCTGGAATGCAGTTTGTTACAAATGTGCCTTGGATTGGTTCATATGGTATTAACTACTATATAGGTGTTGATGGTTTTTCTCTTACAATTTTAATGATGATCGCTATATTAATTCCAACTGCTTACCTTCTTTTATGGGAAGGAAGAACAAAAGGTTACTGGATAAATATGCTTTTAGTTCAAACAGGTGTAACTGGAGCTTTATTATCTTTAGATGTAATTTTGTTTTATTTCTTTTGGGAAGTTATGCTTTTACCAGTTTTCTTAATGATTGGTATTTATGGATTTGGTGAAAAAGTATTTACAACTATTAAAGTTACAGTATATACAATGCTTGGATCATTACTTATGTTTGTGGCTATTTTATACCTTGGTGTTAGTTACTTTAATGAGTTTGGACAATGGTCATTTCAATATGACTCTCTAACTCAAATTACAACACTAAGTTATAATGAAAAAATTTGGTTATTTTTAGCATTTCTTTCAGCATTTGCTATTAAAATTCCAATTTTTCCACTTCATACTTGGATTATGGAAACATATAAAAATGCCCCTACAGGTGCAGTATTTTTACTATCATCAATAATGGCAAAACTTGGGGTTTACGCAATTGTTAGATTTATGATTCCAATTTTCCCTGATATTTATGTAGAGTTCTCTACTTGGTTTGTATTTATTGGACTATTTGGTCTTATATATTTTGGTGTAGCTGCACTAATGCAAGATGATATTAAAAGAATGTTTGCATACTCTTCAGCTTCACACTTAAGTTTTATAGCTGCTGGTATCTTCTCTCTAAATGAGTTTGGTATTAATGGAGCTTTATATTTAATTATTGCTCACGCAATTGCAACAGGGGCACTATTCTTACTTGTTGGTATTATCCATGATGAAACTGGATTTAAAACAATCAAAGATTTAGGAGGACTTGCAAAACAGTCTCCAATTTTTACAACTATTTTTGCAATTATGCTTTTTGCAAATGTGGGACTTCCTGGAACAAATGGATTTGTGTCTGAACTTCTTATAATTTTTGGGATTTATGAATTTAATCATACATTAGGTTATATCTCAGCTCTAACAGTTATTATTGGAGCTTCATATATGTTATGGATGTTCCAAAGAGCAATTTTAGTTAAAAGAACTTCTGGAGAAGATCTTAAATTTAGAGATTTAAAAATCAAAGAGATTCTAGGTTTAACTCCTTGGATTATCTTAGTATTTTTAATGGGTATATATCCAGAAATTTTCATAGATAAATTTGAACCAACTGTTACCCACTACTTAAATGATATTTTACAAATTGGAGCAACAAAATGA
- the nuoE gene encoding NADH-quinone oxidoreductase subunit NuoE: MGKFKYTDENEQEFQRVAKKYPKIDAMMLPALWLVQEQEGWVSPDAMIYVADRLGKTPIEVYEFATFYTMFNLKPIGTYHIELCKTLSCMIMGAPELKKFIKDTLGIEPGQTTADGKFTLSEVECQGACGGAPMIALNNQYHENLTVDKLKSIIEECK; this comes from the coding sequence ATGGGTAAATTTAAATATACAGACGAAAACGAACAAGAGTTCCAAAGAGTAGCAAAAAAGTATCCAAAAATTGATGCTATGATGCTTCCTGCACTTTGGTTAGTACAAGAGCAAGAGGGATGGGTAAGCCCTGATGCAATGATTTATGTTGCAGATAGACTTGGTAAAACTCCAATTGAGGTTTATGAATTTGCAACATTTTATACAATGTTTAACTTAAAACCAATAGGTACATATCATATTGAACTTTGTAAAACTCTCTCTTGTATGATTATGGGAGCGCCAGAGCTTAAAAAATTCATTAAAGATACTCTTGGAATTGAACCAGGACAAACAACTGCTGATGGGAAATTCACTCTTAGTGAAGTTGAATGTCAAGGAGCATGTGGTGGTGCACCAATGATTGCACTAAATAACCAATACCATGAAAACTTAACTGTTGACAAATTAAAATCAATTATTGAGGAGTGTAAGTAA
- a CDS encoding complex I subunit 1/NuoH family protein, which produces MSVAEIVIIIINILLAVTLSVGTTPVMVWWERRVAGFIQDRTGPNRADIGGIRLGGLIQAIADMLKLVFKEDFTPAHIKFKFLYTIAPAIVFICSFLTMGVIPFADNITVDGNTYMMQAIPTTLGIMWFLAFAGLSVFGIILGGYSSENKYGLLGGIRASAQVISYEAAMALSVISILLTYGSINLNDMVQAQGDTFWGIIPAWGLFMQPLAALIFVVTAFAESNRTPFDIAEGESEIVAGYHTEYSAMRFGLFQVGEYAAMSASSAIIVTLFLGGYQIPWMDTQTIQGNINYVLIALIILFPIKAFFFTKWMNRNYNWLDKNDKREKEKNILIRGFWGIAVIVSLALIALIATGLGENGVNIATTVIQVVVFVGKFLFMNFVFIWIRWTLLRFRYDQLQMLGWKVLIPLSILNIVITAIIVVATGS; this is translated from the coding sequence ATGAGTGTAGCTGAAATAGTTATTATAATAATAAATATTCTTCTTGCTGTAACCCTATCAGTTGGTACAACTCCTGTTATGGTTTGGTGGGAGAGAAGAGTGGCTGGTTTTATTCAAGATAGAACTGGGCCAAATAGGGCTGATATTGGTGGGATTAGACTTGGTGGTTTAATCCAAGCAATAGCAGATATGTTAAAACTTGTCTTTAAAGAGGACTTTACTCCTGCACATATCAAGTTCAAATTTTTATATACAATAGCTCCAGCAATTGTATTTATCTGTTCGTTTTTAACAATGGGTGTTATCCCTTTTGCAGATAATATAACTGTTGATGGGAATACTTATATGATGCAAGCTATTCCAACAACTCTTGGAATTATGTGGTTTTTAGCATTTGCAGGGCTCTCTGTATTTGGTATTATTTTAGGTGGATATTCATCTGAAAATAAATATGGACTTTTAGGTGGAATTAGGGCTTCAGCACAAGTTATCTCTTATGAAGCGGCTATGGCTCTTTCAGTTATCTCAATTTTATTAACTTATGGTTCTATAAACTTAAATGATATGGTTCAAGCTCAAGGAGATACTTTTTGGGGAATAATACCTGCATGGGGACTATTTATGCAACCACTTGCTGCTCTAATATTTGTAGTAACTGCATTTGCAGAGTCAAATAGAACTCCTTTTGATATAGCAGAAGGTGAATCAGAAATTGTTGCAGGTTATCATACTGAATACTCTGCAATGAGATTTGGTCTTTTCCAAGTTGGTGAATATGCAGCAATGTCAGCATCATCAGCAATTATTGTAACTTTATTTTTAGGTGGATATCAAATCCCTTGGATGGATACACAAACAATCCAAGGAAATATCAATTATGTACTAATTGCACTAATAATTCTTTTCCCTATAAAAGCATTTTTCTTTACTAAATGGATGAATAGAAATTATAATTGGTTAGATAAAAATGATAAAAGAGAAAAAGAAAAAAATATTCTTATTAGAGGATTCTGGGGTATTGCCGTTATAGTTTCACTAGCTTTAATTGCTTTAATTGCAACAGGTCTTGGTGAAAATGGTGTAAATATAGCAACAACAGTTATTCAAGTTGTAGTATTTGTAGGTAAATTTTTATTTATGAACTTTGTATTCATCTGGATTAGATGGACTCTATTAAGATTTAGATATGACCAACTACAAATGCTTGGATGGAAAGTACTTATTCCATTATCAATATTAAATATTGTAATAACTGCAATTATTGTAGTAGCAACAGGAAGTTAA